From the Flavobacterium galactosidilyticum genome, one window contains:
- a CDS encoding zinc ribbon domain-containing protein, with amino-acid sequence MTNTKELSVEDKLRAIYDLQLIDSRIDEIRNVRGELPLEVEDLEDEVAGLTTRAEKLKGELEVAEDNIKVKKNAIEEHKESIKKYTKQQETVRNNREFNSLTKEIEFQELEIQLSEKQIKEMKASIEHKKEIISNSKERLEQKSNHLKHKKSELDAIMAETAKEEAFLSEKSAEYQALIEERLLKAYTRIRTSVRNGLAVVSIERGASAGSFFTIPPQTQVEIASRKKIITDEHSGRILVDSVLAEEEKEKMDQLFAKF; translated from the coding sequence ATGACGAATACGAAAGAATTAAGCGTTGAGGACAAGTTAAGAGCGATTTATGATTTACAACTTATTGACTCTAGAATTGACGAAATCAGAAACGTAAGAGGAGAACTTCCTTTAGAAGTAGAAGATTTAGAAGATGAAGTGGCTGGTTTAACCACACGTGCAGAAAAACTGAAAGGCGAACTTGAAGTTGCTGAAGATAATATCAAGGTAAAAAAGAACGCAATTGAGGAGCACAAAGAGTCTATAAAAAAATATACTAAGCAACAAGAAACTGTTCGTAACAACAGAGAATTTAATTCGTTGACTAAAGAAATTGAATTTCAAGAACTAGAAATTCAATTGTCTGAAAAGCAAATTAAAGAAATGAAAGCTTCTATCGAACATAAGAAAGAAATTATTTCAAATTCGAAAGAAAGATTAGAACAAAAATCAAATCACTTAAAGCACAAGAAATCAGAGTTAGATGCTATCATGGCTGAAACTGCTAAAGAAGAGGCTTTCTTGTCTGAGAAATCAGCAGAATACCAGGCTTTAATTGAAGAGCGTTTATTAAAAGCATATACTAGAATCAGAACTAGCGTTAGAAATGGCTTAGCTGTTGTGTCTATTGAAAGAGGTGCATCTGCAGGATCATTTTTTACTATTCCACCACAAACACAAGTTGAAATTGCTTCTAGAAAGAAAATCATCACTGATGAGCACTCTGGTAGAATTTTAGTTGACAGTGTTTTAGCTGAAGAAGAAAAAGAAAAAATGGATCAATTATTTGCTAAATTTTAA
- the rluF gene encoding 23S rRNA pseudouridine(2604) synthase RluF, translating to MEENLKRLNKFIGETGYCSRREADKIIEEGRVTINGIVPELGTKVSPNDEVRIDGKLIREKNEKLVYLAFNKPVGIECTTNLEVRNNIVDYINYPKRIFPIGRLDKASEGLIFMTNDGDIVNKILRARNNHEKEYTVTVNKLITDRFIEKMGNGVPILDTITKKCKVEKISSTTFKIILTQGLNRQIRRMTEYLGYEVTALKRIRIINISLDIPVGRYRDLTDAEMIEMNQLIEPSVKTEEGSLLNEDKPKRRTEFIKRDDPRFKKRGDY from the coding sequence ATGGAAGAAAATCTAAAACGCCTTAACAAATTCATTGGAGAAACTGGTTATTGCTCTCGTCGCGAGGCTGATAAAATCATTGAAGAAGGTCGCGTGACTATTAATGGAATCGTCCCTGAACTAGGAACAAAAGTTTCCCCTAATGACGAAGTGCGGATTGACGGAAAATTGATCCGTGAGAAAAACGAGAAACTAGTTTATCTAGCATTCAACAAACCAGTAGGAATAGAATGTACCACCAATTTAGAAGTTCGAAATAACATTGTAGATTACATCAACTATCCGAAACGTATTTTCCCAATTGGACGATTAGATAAAGCCAGTGAGGGATTAATTTTCATGACTAATGATGGTGACATCGTTAATAAAATATTACGTGCCAGAAACAATCACGAAAAAGAATATACGGTAACAGTAAACAAATTAATCACTGATCGTTTTATCGAAAAAATGGGAAATGGAGTTCCTATTTTGGATACTATTACTAAAAAATGTAAGGTAGAAAAAATCAGCTCTACCACTTTTAAAATTATTTTAACGCAAGGTTTAAACCGCCAAATTCGTAGAATGACTGAATATTTAGGGTATGAAGTGACTGCCTTAAAACGCATCCGAATTATCAATATCTCACTAGATATTCCTGTAGGTCGCTATCGCGATCTTACTGATGCTGAAATGATAGAAATGAATCAACTTATCGAACCTTCTGTAAAAACAGAGGAAGGCAGTTTATTGAATGAAGATAAGCCAAAAAGAAGGACAGAATTTATAAAAAGAGATGATCCTAGATTTAAAAAAAGAGGAGATTATTAG
- the argS gene encoding arginine--tRNA ligase has translation MTLPQILTPAIEKAVNALFDVVIDKVEFQTTRKEFEGDITMVIFPLLKVVKSNPVELGNKIGAYLVENLAEVSRFNVVSGFLNIVISDEYYLNFFHEIKDIESFGFVTPNPEDKAVMVEYSSPNTNKPLHLGHVRNNLLGYSVAEIIKASGKKVYKTQVINDRGIHICKSMLAWQKFGKGQTPESTGLKGDKLVGNYYVAFDKAYKEEIAQLMSAGKTEDEAKKQAPIILEAQEMLLKWEAGDEQVIELWKMMNQWVYDGFAISYKNLGVDFDTYYYESNTYLLGKDVVQIGLDKGVFEKDPDGSVWIDLTEEGLDRKIVLRSDGTAVYMTQDIGTAIQRVKDFPDVGGMVYTVGNEQDYHFKVLFLILKKLGFDWSKNLFHLSYGMVDLPSGKMKSREGTVVDADDLMQEMTDTAQKIAEDLGKLDTYSVEEKAKLYNTIGLGALKYYILKVDPKKRILFNPEESVDFAGNTGPFIQYTYARIQSIIRKANFDYNVKSSINVMHEKEKELVKQLELFPEVIQNAAQHHSPALLANYTYDLVREYNSFYQAVPILGEEDLEKKIFRVQLSKKVADVISSAFKLLGINVPDRM, from the coding sequence ATGACATTACCACAGATTCTTACGCCCGCTATTGAAAAAGCCGTGAACGCTTTATTTGACGTTGTTATTGACAAAGTTGAATTTCAAACTACTCGGAAGGAATTTGAAGGAGATATTACCATGGTTATTTTTCCGTTGTTAAAAGTGGTAAAAAGTAATCCAGTAGAGTTAGGGAATAAAATTGGGGCGTACTTAGTCGAAAATCTTGCTGAGGTTAGTCGCTTTAATGTAGTTTCTGGATTTTTGAATATTGTCATTTCTGATGAATATTATTTGAATTTCTTTCATGAAATAAAAGACATTGAATCCTTTGGTTTTGTAACTCCAAATCCAGAAGATAAAGCAGTAATGGTTGAATATTCTTCGCCAAATACTAATAAACCACTACATTTAGGTCACGTTCGTAATAATCTTCTTGGATATTCAGTCGCTGAAATTATAAAAGCATCTGGTAAAAAAGTATATAAAACTCAAGTCATTAACGATAGAGGGATTCATATTTGCAAATCGATGTTGGCTTGGCAGAAATTCGGAAAAGGACAAACTCCTGAATCGACCGGTTTGAAAGGAGATAAATTAGTTGGGAATTACTATGTTGCTTTTGATAAAGCGTATAAAGAAGAAATTGCCCAATTAATGAGTGCGGGTAAAACCGAAGATGAAGCTAAAAAACAAGCGCCAATCATTCTTGAAGCGCAAGAAATGCTTTTGAAATGGGAAGCTGGAGATGAACAAGTGATCGAGCTTTGGAAAATGATGAATCAATGGGTTTATGATGGTTTTGCTATTAGCTACAAAAATCTAGGAGTAGATTTTGATACGTATTATTATGAAAGTAATACCTATTTACTAGGAAAAGATGTCGTTCAGATTGGTTTAGATAAAGGTGTTTTTGAGAAAGATCCTGACGGTTCAGTTTGGATTGATTTGACCGAAGAAGGTTTAGATCGCAAAATTGTATTGCGTTCTGACGGAACTGCTGTTTATATGACACAAGATATTGGAACTGCTATTCAGCGTGTGAAAGATTTTCCTGATGTTGGCGGAATGGTTTATACCGTAGGGAATGAGCAAGATTATCACTTTAAAGTGTTGTTCTTAATCTTAAAAAAATTAGGTTTTGATTGGTCTAAAAACTTATTTCATTTGTCATACGGAATGGTAGATTTGCCTTCTGGTAAAATGAAAAGTCGTGAAGGAACAGTAGTAGATGCCGATGATTTGATGCAAGAAATGACTGATACTGCTCAGAAAATTGCGGAAGATTTAGGGAAGTTGGACACTTATTCTGTTGAAGAAAAAGCAAAATTATACAATACAATAGGTCTTGGAGCTTTGAAATATTACATTTTGAAAGTAGATCCTAAAAAACGTATCTTGTTTAATCCAGAAGAATCTGTTGATTTTGCTGGAAATACAGGTCCGTTTATTCAATATACGTATGCCAGAATTCAATCGATTATTCGTAAAGCTAATTTTGATTACAATGTGAAATCGAGCATAAATGTGATGCATGAAAAAGAAAAAGAATTAGTAAAGCAATTAGAGTTGTTTCCTGAAGTGATCCAAAATGCGGCACAACATCACAGTCCGGCTTTGCTTGCTAATTACACTTATGATTTAGTACGCGAGTACAATTCGTTCTATCAAGCGGTTCCTATTTTAGGAGAAGAAGATTTAGAAAAGAAAATATTCAGAGTCCAATTATCTAAAAAAGTGGCAGATGTAATTTCATCAGCGTTCAAATTGTTAGGTATAAATGTTCCGGATAGAATGTAA
- a CDS encoding magnesium transporter CorA family protein, with protein sequence MRAFYKNNNGLIAIEDWIPNCWINIECPTEAEKKYLLEELQIPEAFFSDIEDIDERPRIEIENGWTLIIMRIPVKSNDIKLPFHTIPVGIVFKGEVCITISFHKTEMLSDFVTYSKRKNIDIKDNFDLVLKLLLSSSVWFLKYLKQVNQKIKLAEDNLEKSIKNEELQALLQIEKCLVFFMTSLKGNDILLHRIKNIKYQREHFDLDLLEDVEIELRQAQETTNIYSDILTGTMDAYASVISNNMNTIMKQMTSISIILMIPTLIASLYGMNVPNDLENNRYGIWIVIAISMILSAFGVFLFKRKRWF encoded by the coding sequence ATGAGAGCTTTTTACAAAAACAATAACGGATTAATTGCCATTGAGGATTGGATTCCAAACTGCTGGATCAATATAGAATGCCCTACCGAAGCAGAAAAAAAATACTTATTAGAAGAATTACAAATTCCTGAAGCTTTTTTTAGTGATATTGAAGATATAGACGAAAGACCACGGATAGAAATTGAAAATGGCTGGACTTTGATTATCATGCGAATTCCTGTAAAGAGTAATGATATAAAACTGCCTTTTCATACCATTCCTGTTGGTATTGTTTTTAAAGGTGAAGTTTGTATTACCATCAGTTTTCATAAAACTGAAATGCTTTCGGATTTTGTAACCTACAGCAAACGCAAGAATATTGATATAAAAGATAATTTTGATTTAGTATTGAAATTGCTGCTTTCTTCCAGTGTTTGGTTCTTGAAATACTTAAAGCAAGTCAACCAAAAAATAAAGTTAGCCGAAGATAATTTGGAGAAATCCATAAAAAATGAAGAATTACAAGCATTATTGCAAATCGAAAAGTGTCTGGTATTTTTTATGACTTCCTTAAAAGGCAATGATATTTTATTACACAGAATCAAGAATATAAAATATCAAAGGGAACACTTCGATTTGGATTTATTAGAAGATGTTGAAATTGAATTGCGTCAAGCACAAGAAACAACTAATATTTATAGTGACATCTTGACGGGGACAATGGATGCTTACGCCTCTGTGATTTCAAATAATATGAATACGATTATGAAGCAGATGACTTCAATTTCAATTATATTGATGATTCCAACATTGATTGCCAGTTTATACGGAATGAATGTACCTAATGATTTAGAAAATAATCGCTACGGAATCTGGATTGTGATCGCCATATCTATGATTTTATCAGCTTTTGGAGTATTTTTATTTAAAAGAAAACGTTGGTTTTGA
- a CDS encoding purine-nucleoside phosphorylase, giving the protein MWEQVQQTVNYINNKINFTPEYGVILGSGLGSFTEEIKVEYTLPYHEIPNFPVSTVQGHKGALVFGTIGVKKVVAMQGRFHFYEGYSMTEVTFPVRVMKFLGVDKLIVSNASGGVNPNYKVGSIVMITDHINMTPEHPLRGKNDERFGPRFVNMSEPYSRKMIAKVTALAENLSIEVHKGIYLGLQGPTFETLAEYKMVKILGADCVGMSTVPEVIVARHMDLETFGISVITDMGNEESIGTISHDEVLEAAKGAEPKVRSLIRELILNY; this is encoded by the coding sequence ATGTGGGAACAGGTTCAACAAACAGTTAATTACATTAATAATAAAATTAATTTCACACCAGAATACGGCGTGATTTTAGGCTCTGGATTAGGGAGTTTTACAGAAGAAATAAAGGTAGAATATACATTGCCTTACCACGAAATTCCTAACTTTCCTGTATCGACCGTGCAAGGCCATAAAGGCGCATTAGTTTTTGGAACAATTGGCGTAAAGAAAGTAGTGGCTATGCAAGGGCGTTTTCATTTTTATGAAGGATATTCCATGACCGAAGTTACTTTTCCAGTGCGTGTAATGAAGTTTTTAGGTGTAGATAAATTAATTGTGTCTAATGCTTCGGGTGGTGTTAATCCAAATTATAAAGTAGGATCAATTGTTATGATTACAGATCATATTAATATGACACCAGAGCATCCTTTGCGTGGTAAAAATGATGAGCGTTTTGGTCCTCGTTTTGTAAATATGAGCGAGCCTTATTCCAGAAAAATGATTGCTAAAGTTACCGCGTTAGCTGAAAATTTAAGTATTGAAGTTCACAAAGGTATTTATTTAGGATTACAAGGCCCTACTTTTGAAACTTTAGCTGAGTACAAAATGGTAAAAATACTAGGTGCTGATTGCGTAGGAATGTCTACTGTTCCTGAAGTGATTGTGGCGCGACACATGGATCTAGAAACCTTTGGGATTTCTGTGATAACTGATATGGGTAATGAAGAAAGTATTGGAACTATTTCGCACGACGAAGTTTTAGAAGCTGCTAAAGGTGCAGAGCCAAAAGTTAGAAGTCTTATTAGAGAGTTGATTTTAAATTACTAA
- a CDS encoding alpha/beta hydrolase: MKKNFYFLLTKSIGTYINLMSYVFPSRAIQIAHGYFSQPRKGKINSTKLPKTLQEATLETIVENENIVQTYIWKGNETIILLIHGWESNSSRWKKLLPHLIQSGSTIIAIDGPGQGLSNGKEFTVPKYAEFIDIVAKKYNPQYMIGHSMGGKTGLYYQYKYKNPTIQKMVILGAPSDFVIILKNFTSLLSLNKKMIQALQHKYTQVLDKNLDEFASKEFVSNMETKGFLAHDIDDTIVLFTEGKKIAEAWKDVQFEETKGLGHKLHDEELYKKVSAFLFESDI; the protein is encoded by the coding sequence ATGAAGAAGAATTTCTATTTCCTATTAACTAAATCAATTGGTACCTATATCAATCTAATGAGCTATGTATTCCCGTCTAGAGCTATTCAGATAGCACATGGATATTTTAGCCAACCCAGAAAAGGAAAAATAAATAGCACTAAACTTCCTAAAACACTACAAGAAGCTACTTTAGAAACTATAGTTGAGAATGAAAATATAGTCCAAACTTATATATGGAAAGGCAATGAGACTATTATATTGCTTATTCACGGATGGGAAAGCAATTCTTCACGCTGGAAAAAATTGTTGCCTCATCTTATCCAATCAGGAAGTACCATCATTGCTATTGATGGACCAGGACAGGGATTGTCAAATGGAAAAGAATTTACTGTCCCAAAATATGCCGAGTTTATAGACATCGTTGCAAAAAAGTACAATCCTCAATATATGATTGGTCATTCTATGGGTGGTAAAACGGGTTTGTATTATCAATATAAGTACAAAAACCCCACTATTCAAAAAATGGTCATTTTAGGCGCACCAAGCGATTTTGTTATTATTTTAAAGAACTTCACTTCACTACTGAGTTTAAATAAAAAGATGATACAAGCTTTACAGCACAAATACACGCAAGTATTAGATAAAAATTTAGATGAATTTGCATCCAAAGAATTTGTTTCAAATATGGAAACCAAAGGATTTTTGGCGCATGATATAGATGATACTATTGTTTTATTTACAGAAGGAAAAAAAATAGCGGAAGCGTGGAAAGATGTTCAATTTGAAGAAACGAAAGGACTTGGACACAAGTTGCACGATGAGGAATTATATAAAAAAGTAAGTGCTTTTTTGTTTGAATCGGACATCTAA
- the ffh gene encoding signal recognition particle protein, protein MFDNLSDKLDKAFHILKGHGKITEVNVAETLKEVRRALLDADVNFKIAKDFTTRVKEKAIGQDVLTTLQPGQLLVKLVKDELTELMGGDVAGINLSGNPTVILMSGLQGSGKTTFSGKLANYLLNKKNKKPLLVACDIYRPAAIQQLYVVGDSIGVEVYSEPENKNPVEIAQNAIKHAKANGFNVVIVDTAGRLAVDEEMMNEIERVHKAIQPQETLFVVDAMTGQDAVNTAKTFNDRLNFDGVILTKLDGDTRGGAALSIKTVVNKPIKFVGTGEKMEALDVFYPIRMAERILGMGDVVSLVERAQEQFDEDEARKIQKKIAKNEFGFDDFLSQIQQVKKMGNMKDLVGMIPGASKAMKDVEIEDDAFKHIEAIIHSMTPIERSKPALIDVKRKARIAKGSGTKIEQVNQLMKQFDQMSKMMKMMQGPGGKNLMKMMGGMKGGMPGGMPGMR, encoded by the coding sequence ATGTTCGATAATTTAAGCGATAAACTAGACAAAGCCTTTCATATACTTAAAGGTCACGGAAAAATCACCGAAGTAAATGTAGCTGAAACGCTGAAAGAAGTTCGTAGAGCCTTGCTTGATGCCGATGTTAACTTTAAAATTGCTAAAGATTTTACCACAAGAGTTAAAGAAAAAGCAATAGGACAAGACGTGTTAACAACGCTTCAGCCAGGACAATTGTTGGTGAAGTTAGTGAAAGATGAACTGACTGAATTAATGGGTGGTGATGTTGCTGGAATTAATCTTTCTGGAAATCCAACTGTTATCTTAATGTCAGGTTTACAAGGATCGGGAAAAACTACTTTCTCTGGGAAACTTGCTAATTATTTACTGAACAAAAAAAATAAAAAACCATTACTAGTTGCTTGTGATATTTATCGTCCGGCAGCAATTCAACAATTGTATGTTGTTGGAGATTCGATAGGGGTTGAGGTTTATTCAGAGCCAGAAAATAAAAATCCTGTTGAAATTGCTCAAAATGCAATCAAACATGCTAAAGCAAACGGTTTCAACGTAGTGATCGTAGATACTGCAGGTCGTTTAGCAGTCGATGAGGAAATGATGAACGAAATTGAACGCGTTCATAAAGCCATTCAACCGCAAGAAACTTTATTTGTTGTTGATGCAATGACAGGTCAGGATGCTGTAAACACTGCAAAAACATTCAACGATAGATTAAATTTTGATGGTGTTATCTTAACTAAATTAGATGGTGATACTCGTGGAGGAGCTGCTCTTTCGATTAAAACGGTAGTAAACAAACCGATTAAATTTGTAGGTACTGGAGAGAAGATGGAAGCTCTTGATGTTTTCTATCCAATTCGTATGGCCGAAAGGATTTTGGGGATGGGTGATGTTGTGTCTTTGGTTGAAAGAGCTCAAGAGCAATTTGACGAAGACGAAGCTAGAAAAATCCAAAAGAAAATTGCAAAAAACGAATTTGGTTTTGATGATTTCCTTTCTCAAATTCAGCAAGTGAAGAAAATGGGTAATATGAAGGATTTGGTTGGAATGATACCTGGTGCTTCAAAAGCCATGAAAGATGTAGAGATCGAAGACGACGCATTCAAACATATTGAGGCAATTATCCACTCTATGACTCCTATTGAAAGAAGCAAACCTGCTTTGATCGATGTGAAAAGAAAAGCGAGAATTGCTAAAGGTTCTGGAACTAAAATCGAACAAGTCAATCAATTGATGAAACAGTTTGATCAAATGAGTAAGATGATGAAAATGATGCAAGGACCAGGCGGAAAAAACCTCATGAAAATGATGGGCGGTATGAAAGGTGGAATGCCTGGAGGAATGCCTGGAATGAGATAA
- a CDS encoding Nif3-like dinuclear metal center hexameric protein, with protein sequence MKIKEIISVLQEMAPLAYAEDFDNVGLLVGDQDAELTGVLVCHDALENIIDEAIVKNCNLVVCFHPILFSGLKKITGKNYVERAVVKAIKNDIAIYAVHTALDNHQNGVNKIFCDALGLINTKVLIPKQNFIRKLVTYTIPENAEKVRNALFEAGAGNIGNYEDCSFNSKGIGTFMGNENSNPQLGQRFEFVQTDEIKIEVTFEKYLENKILKALFQSHVYEEVAYEIYELQNQHQNIGLGMIGELAQPMQEKDFLLFVKAKMQADGIRHSNFLGKEVKKIAVLGGAGSFAIKNAIQAGADAYLTADLKYHEFYQAENELLLADIGHFESERYTKNYIVEYLRKKILNFAVILSEENSNPVKYL encoded by the coding sequence ATGAAAATCAAAGAAATAATTTCGGTCCTTCAAGAAATGGCTCCACTTGCGTATGCTGAAGATTTTGACAATGTTGGCTTATTAGTGGGAGACCAAGATGCGGAACTAACAGGCGTATTAGTTTGTCATGATGCTTTAGAAAATATAATTGATGAAGCTATTGTAAAAAATTGTAATCTAGTGGTTTGCTTTCATCCAATATTATTTTCTGGCTTAAAAAAAATTACCGGTAAAAATTATGTAGAACGAGCAGTAGTTAAGGCCATAAAAAACGACATCGCTATTTATGCCGTTCACACTGCATTAGATAATCATCAAAATGGGGTAAATAAAATTTTCTGTGATGCACTTGGTTTAATAAATACCAAAGTCTTGATCCCAAAGCAAAATTTTATCAGGAAATTAGTAACTTACACCATACCTGAAAATGCGGAGAAAGTGAGAAATGCACTTTTTGAAGCTGGAGCAGGAAATATAGGAAATTATGAAGATTGCAGTTTCAATTCTAAAGGGATAGGAACTTTCATGGGAAATGAAAATAGCAATCCTCAATTAGGCCAGCGATTTGAGTTTGTTCAAACTGACGAAATAAAAATCGAAGTTACTTTCGAAAAATATTTAGAAAATAAAATTCTAAAAGCTTTGTTTCAAAGTCATGTTTATGAAGAAGTAGCTTATGAAATTTATGAATTGCAAAACCAGCACCAAAATATTGGTTTAGGAATGATTGGAGAATTGGCACAACCAATGCAAGAAAAAGATTTTCTACTATTTGTGAAAGCGAAAATGCAAGCTGACGGGATTCGCCATTCCAACTTTTTAGGTAAAGAAGTAAAAAAAATAGCAGTACTTGGTGGAGCTGGGAGTTTTGCGATAAAAAATGCAATTCAGGCTGGAGCCGATGCTTATTTAACCGCTGATTTGAAGTATCATGAGTTCTACCAAGCCGAAAATGAACTTTTATTGGCAGATATTGGACATTTTGAAAGCGAACGCTATACAAAAAATTATATTGTTGAGTATCTTCGAAAAAAAATCCTTAATTTTGCCGTTATTTTATCAGAAGAAAATTCAAATCCAGTTAAGTACTTATAG
- the lpxK gene encoding tetraacyldisaccharide 4'-kinase, producing MNLLRKLLFPFAILYGLITSIRNFLFDKGILKSYSFDLPVIVVGNLSVGGTGKTPQIEYLIRLLSDKYKVATLSRGYKRESKGFILAQANATAKILGDEPFQFFEKFKNIQVAVDANRKNGIEQLLTQKDKPDVILLDDAFQHRKVKAGFYILLTSYGELFSDDFILPTGNLRESRTGAKRANMVIVTKCPNVLSQEQQNDIRKKLKLTANQELYFTFIEYDDFVFGENQNINVSQVKKNPKILVAGIAKPKPFFDFLQNQKDVCLTFPDHHNFNDKDILEIKKLAKNNEIITTEKDFVRLKGCLPSEQLFYLPIKSAFLSGSENFNKTILNYVGTGSTNS from the coding sequence ATGAATTTACTGCGAAAATTACTGTTTCCTTTTGCAATTTTATATGGCCTAATTACTAGTATTCGGAATTTTCTTTTTGATAAAGGTATTTTGAAGTCCTACTCTTTTGATTTACCTGTAATTGTAGTTGGAAACCTAAGTGTTGGCGGTACAGGAAAAACTCCTCAAATTGAATATCTGATTCGTTTACTTTCTGATAAATACAAAGTGGCTACGTTAAGCAGAGGCTATAAAAGAGAATCTAAAGGTTTTATTTTGGCTCAAGCCAATGCTACAGCGAAAATTCTTGGGGATGAACCTTTTCAGTTTTTTGAAAAATTCAAAAATATTCAGGTTGCAGTTGATGCCAATCGAAAAAATGGAATTGAACAATTGCTTACACAAAAGGATAAGCCAGATGTTATTTTGCTTGATGATGCTTTTCAACATCGAAAAGTAAAAGCTGGCTTTTATATTTTGCTAACTTCTTATGGCGAATTGTTTTCTGATGATTTTATATTGCCAACTGGAAATTTAAGAGAAAGTAGGACAGGGGCTAAAAGAGCAAATATGGTAATTGTTACAAAATGTCCTAATGTGCTTTCTCAAGAACAGCAGAATGACATAAGAAAAAAGTTAAAACTAACCGCCAACCAAGAATTATACTTTACTTTTATAGAATATGATGATTTTGTTTTTGGTGAAAACCAAAACATAAATGTAAGTCAAGTTAAAAAAAATCCAAAGATTCTAGTGGCTGGAATTGCAAAGCCAAAGCCGTTTTTTGATTTTTTACAAAACCAAAAGGATGTTTGTTTGACTTTTCCTGACCATCATAATTTTAATGATAAAGACATTTTGGAAATAAAAAAATTAGCTAAAAATAACGAAATTATTACTACAGAAAAAGATTTTGTACGGTTGAAAGGTTGTTTGCCAAGCGAACAACTTTTTTATCTGCCTATAAAAAGTGCTTTTCTCTCGGGAAGTGAAAATTTTAATAAAACCATTTTAAATTATGTGGGAACAGGTTCAACAAACAGTTAA
- a CDS encoding bifunctional 5,10-methylenetetrahydrofolate dehydrogenase/5,10-methenyltetrahydrofolate cyclohydrolase, translating to MQLLDGKKTAEDIKREIAVEVQKMKDNGEKLPHLAAVIVGSNGASLTYVGSKVRSCEQIGFNSTLVALPETITESELLDKIKELNADDNLDGYIVQLPLPKHIDEQKILMAIDPDKDVDGFHPANFGKMALEMDTFLPATPFGIMELLERYKVETAGKHTVIIGRSHIVGRPMSILMSRKGYPGDSTVTLTHSRTKNIEEYTKTADIIITALGVPNYLKADMVKDGVVVIDVGITRVEDASHPKGYRITGDVDFEEVSKKSSFITPVPGGVGPMTIAMLLKNTLLARKIRSRK from the coding sequence ATGCAACTACTAGACGGAAAAAAAACAGCAGAAGATATTAAAAGAGAAATCGCTGTAGAGGTACAAAAAATGAAAGATAATGGGGAGAAATTACCTCATTTAGCAGCTGTTATAGTTGGTAGTAATGGTGCGAGTTTAACCTATGTTGGAAGCAAAGTGCGCTCATGTGAGCAAATTGGCTTTAACTCAACTTTAGTTGCTTTACCAGAAACTATTACTGAGTCTGAATTGTTAGATAAAATTAAAGAGTTGAATGCGGATGATAATTTAGATGGGTATATCGTTCAGTTGCCTTTGCCTAAACATATCGATGAACAAAAAATCCTTATGGCTATTGATCCTGATAAAGATGTAGATGGTTTTCATCCTGCAAATTTTGGAAAAATGGCTTTAGAAATGGATACATTCCTGCCTGCAACTCCATTTGGAATTATGGAACTGTTAGAACGTTATAAAGTAGAAACTGCAGGTAAGCACACTGTTATTATTGGACGCAGTCATATTGTAGGTCGGCCTATGAGTATTTTAATGAGTCGCAAAGGGTATCCTGGAGATTCAACTGTTACATTGACTCATAGTAGAACCAAAAATATTGAAGAATATACCAAAACTGCTGATATTATCATTACCGCACTTGGAGTTCCTAATTATTTAAAAGCTGATATGGTTAAGGATGGTGTAGTCGTAATAGATGTTGGAATAACTAGAGTAGAGGACGCTTCTCATCCAAAAGGATATAGAATCACAGGTGATGTTGATTTTGAAGAGGTTAGTAAGAAATCAAGTTTTATTACGCCAGTTCCTGGTGGAGTAGGACCTATGACTATTGCCATGTTGTTGAAAAACACACTTCTCGCTCGAAAAATTAGAAGCAGAAAATAA